A window of Brachybacterium fresconis contains these coding sequences:
- a CDS encoding protein adenylyltransferase SelO translates to MLLDEPVLHQSYAAAVPELSVPWQSDVPPAAELVWLNEDLAAELGYDAAWLRGPEGIALLTGQLAADGRSLAPGSDAPEHPFTTAQAYAGHQFGSANPQLGDGRAVLLGDLVDTRGDRRDLHLKGAGATPFARAGDGKAPLGPMLREAVVGESLHALGIPTTRALAVLTTGEQIAPRQGVTPEPGGLLVRAAASHLRVGTLEYAAWHHDLGVRRALVTHAIERHHPAAEGAASPPLALLEAVMRAQAELMAQWMLVGFVHGVMNTDNMALSGEGIDYGPCAFLDVHRRDAVFSSIDRGGRYAYGHQPGIALWNLSRCAETLLELVDEGDPNVAVEQATAVLERYEGHYRAAYARGLAAKLGIPLGAESDRVDSSPTQGEGTAAGGPDPGADQHLARIQDLGADLAVLLEEQQVDHTGFFRALTDADPASLFSDPAPFEAWHQRLLALRGTGPSAVAAEDAMARTNPVHIPRNVHLDAALRAAHLGDLEPVRTLLEAVRRPFEHHAEHAHLEGPGDGGEHFMTFCGT, encoded by the coding sequence ATGCTGTTGGATGAACCGGTGCTGCACCAGAGCTATGCGGCCGCGGTCCCGGAGCTGTCCGTGCCCTGGCAGTCCGACGTCCCGCCCGCTGCCGAGCTGGTCTGGCTGAACGAGGACCTCGCCGCCGAGCTCGGCTATGACGCGGCCTGGCTGCGGGGACCGGAGGGCATCGCCCTGCTGACCGGGCAGCTCGCCGCCGACGGTCGCTCCCTGGCCCCCGGATCCGATGCGCCGGAGCATCCGTTCACCACGGCCCAGGCATACGCCGGACACCAGTTCGGCAGCGCGAACCCGCAGCTCGGCGACGGCCGCGCCGTGCTGCTGGGCGACCTCGTCGACACCCGCGGAGATCGCCGCGACCTGCACCTCAAGGGCGCCGGCGCCACCCCCTTCGCCCGGGCCGGGGACGGGAAGGCCCCACTGGGTCCGATGCTCCGGGAGGCGGTCGTCGGCGAATCCCTGCACGCCCTCGGCATCCCCACCACCCGCGCCCTCGCGGTGCTGACCACCGGGGAGCAGATCGCTCCCCGCCAGGGCGTGACCCCCGAGCCGGGTGGACTGCTGGTGCGCGCGGCCGCGAGTCACCTGCGCGTCGGCACCCTGGAGTACGCCGCCTGGCACCACGACCTCGGGGTCCGCCGGGCGCTGGTCACCCACGCCATCGAGCGCCATCATCCGGCGGCCGAAGGGGCCGCGAGTCCTCCGCTGGCCCTGCTCGAGGCGGTGATGCGGGCCCAGGCGGAGCTGATGGCGCAGTGGATGCTGGTCGGCTTCGTCCACGGCGTCATGAACACGGACAACATGGCGCTGTCCGGCGAGGGCATCGACTACGGGCCGTGCGCCTTCCTCGACGTCCATCGCCGCGACGCCGTGTTCAGCTCGATCGACCGCGGTGGACGCTACGCCTACGGCCATCAGCCCGGCATCGCCCTGTGGAACCTCTCGCGCTGTGCCGAGACGCTGCTCGAGCTCGTCGACGAGGGAGATCCGAACGTCGCCGTCGAGCAGGCCACCGCCGTGCTCGAGCGCTACGAGGGCCACTACCGCGCCGCGTACGCGCGGGGCCTGGCCGCGAAGCTCGGCATCCCGCTGGGGGCGGAGTCGGACCGGGTCGACAGCTCGCCGACCCAGGGGGAGGGCACCGCGGCCGGCGGGCCGGACCCCGGAGCTGATCAGCATCTCGCGAGGATCCAGGACCTCGGCGCCGACCTCGCCGTCCTCCTCGAGGAGCAGCAGGTCGACCACACCGGCTTCTTCCGCGCCCTGACCGATGCCGATCCGGCCTCGCTGTTCTCCGACCCCGCACCCTTCGAGGCCTGGCATCAGCGGCTGCTCGCCCTGCGCGGGACCGGCCCGTCGGCCGTCGCCGCCGAGGACGCGATGGCACGCACGAACCCGGTCCACATCCCGCGCAACGTGCACCTCGACGCCGCCCTGCGCGCCGCGCACCTCGGTGATCTCGAGCCGGTGAGGACCCTGCTGGAGGCGGTCCGTCGGCCCTTCGAGCATCACGCGGAGCACGCCCACCTCGAAGGCCCCGGCGACGGCGGAGAACACTTCATGACCTTCTGCGGGACCTGA
- a CDS encoding ROK family protein, with translation MMTADDAASAARPDSGPGTAVRQGNARDCVLTLRGASGALTIGELSAATGLSRPTVESVLQDLIAAGPIAPVPAADVAGRRGRPARRFALDPDAATVAALDLGERTVSCLITDALGAVLSRSTVAVESGDHLAAIGRAIGRTGSRPDVVGLAVPGILAADGRLTRSLAMDDLVGRDLAAEVSGLLDCSVVVENDIKLAALAERHLGPPANSIAYVQIGHRLSVALIVDGAILQGSHRLAGELGSQRGMRWTSTSRRGRLTWSTGDEAKPLLERAAAGEEIARREIEQFCAEIAPRLATVALTVDPELVVVGGGLSRQGETLLDPLRRSLHHLLMTPERPEVVAARLTTDGSLIGALGRAFEHGSARIAGVPGVPAPWPQFLAPIPSDGATTTTPNPSEARPAP, from the coding sequence ATGATGACGGCCGACGACGCCGCGTCCGCAGCGCGCCCTGACTCCGGCCCGGGAACGGCCGTGCGGCAGGGCAACGCCCGGGACTGCGTGCTCACGCTGCGCGGCGCCTCCGGAGCGCTGACCATCGGCGAGCTCTCCGCCGCCACGGGCCTGTCCCGACCGACCGTCGAGAGCGTCCTGCAGGACCTCATCGCCGCCGGCCCGATCGCTCCGGTCCCCGCCGCCGACGTCGCCGGCCGGCGTGGTCGCCCCGCCCGCCGCTTCGCCCTGGACCCCGACGCGGCGACCGTCGCGGCCCTCGACCTCGGCGAGCGCACCGTGAGCTGCCTGATCACCGATGCGCTCGGCGCAGTCCTCTCCCGGAGCACGGTGGCGGTCGAGAGCGGGGACCACCTCGCGGCGATCGGGCGGGCGATCGGACGCACCGGGTCGCGGCCGGACGTCGTCGGTCTCGCCGTACCGGGAATCCTCGCCGCCGACGGCCGCCTGACCCGCAGCCTCGCGATGGACGACCTCGTCGGCCGCGACCTCGCCGCGGAGGTCTCGGGGCTGCTGGACTGCTCGGTGGTGGTCGAGAACGACATCAAGCTCGCCGCCCTCGCGGAACGTCACCTTGGCCCGCCGGCGAACTCCATCGCCTACGTGCAGATCGGTCATCGTCTCTCGGTGGCCCTCATCGTGGACGGGGCGATCCTGCAGGGCAGCCACCGCCTGGCCGGCGAGCTCGGCAGTCAGCGCGGGATGCGCTGGACCAGCACCTCGCGGCGCGGACGGCTGACCTGGTCCACCGGGGACGAGGCGAAGCCGCTGCTGGAGCGGGCCGCGGCCGGGGAGGAGATCGCCCGGCGCGAGATCGAGCAGTTCTGCGCGGAGATCGCGCCGCGGCTGGCCACCGTGGCGCTGACGGTCGATCCCGAGCTGGTGGTCGTCGGCGGCGGGCTGTCGCGCCAGGGCGAGACCCTGCTCGATCCGCTGCGACGCAGCCTGCACCACCTGCTGATGACCCCGGAGCGGCCCGAGGTGGTGGCCGCCCGGCTGACCACGGACGGCTCGCTGATCGGCGCGCTCGGCCGGGCCTTCGAGCACGGTTCCGCCCGCATCGCCGGAGTGCCCGGCGTGCCGGCGCCCTGGCCGCAGTTCCTCGCCCCGATCCCGTCGGACGGCGCCACCACGACGACCCCGAACCCCTCGGAGGCGCGCCCCGCCCCCTGA
- a CDS encoding sugar phosphate isomerase/epimerase family protein, which produces MTPGIRLGFSSYSFHSKLATGEMTLPEVIDWVAASEGEHLELASLGDDPGAPIPNIASDPAYVEQIRAHAEQAEVTLSTLAIGADFVTDDPAELTAQIDRVRAHVDLADRLGIRQMRHDVVAHAGREGDDTPLFEKALPSIVAASKEIAQYAATKGVTTSLENHGFFVQAADRVRRIIHAVDEPTFRTTVDVGNFVCVDEDPTVSVPQNLPYAMVVHLKDFYIRPADADPGEGWFRSRGGKHLRGAVVGNGDIDLRSVARSIRTSGYTGFVSIEFEGWEDCLLGCERGLANARRLLEIP; this is translated from the coding sequence ATGACCCCCGGCATCCGCCTCGGTTTCAGCTCCTACAGCTTCCACAGCAAGCTCGCCACCGGCGAGATGACCCTGCCCGAGGTGATCGACTGGGTCGCCGCGAGCGAGGGCGAGCATCTCGAACTCGCCTCCCTCGGCGACGATCCGGGCGCCCCGATCCCCAACATCGCCTCCGACCCCGCCTACGTCGAGCAGATCCGCGCCCACGCCGAGCAGGCCGAGGTGACACTGTCCACCCTGGCGATCGGCGCGGACTTCGTCACCGACGACCCCGCGGAGCTCACCGCGCAGATCGATCGCGTGAGGGCCCACGTGGACCTCGCCGACCGTCTGGGGATCCGCCAGATGCGCCACGACGTGGTCGCTCACGCCGGGCGCGAGGGGGACGACACCCCGCTGTTCGAGAAAGCGCTGCCCTCGATCGTCGCGGCCAGCAAGGAGATCGCGCAGTACGCCGCGACGAAGGGCGTCACCACCAGCCTCGAGAACCACGGCTTCTTCGTGCAGGCCGCGGACCGGGTGCGGCGGATCATCCACGCCGTCGACGAGCCCACCTTCCGCACCACCGTGGACGTGGGCAACTTCGTGTGCGTCGACGAGGACCCGACGGTCTCCGTCCCGCAGAACCTGCCGTACGCGATGGTCGTCCACCTCAAGGATTTCTACATCCGCCCGGCCGATGCCGATCCCGGCGAGGGCTGGTTCCGCAGCCGGGGCGGGAAGCACCTGCGCGGTGCCGTCGTCGGAAACGGCGACATCGACCTGCGCTCGGTGGCCCGCTCGATCCGCACCTCCGGGTACACCGGCTTCGTCTCGATCGAGTTCGAGGGCTGGGAGGACTGCCTCCTGGGCTGCGAGCGCGGCCTGGCCAATGCCCGTCGCCTGCTCGAGATCCCCTGA
- a CDS encoding Gfo/Idh/MocA family protein → MSTFRVGVIGAGTIAQSHLTAYAENTDVELIAVADMNLERARSVADTFGAKRAYADPHELLADDEIDGVSICTWNNSHATWAIAAIEAGKHVLVEKPIARTLDEALQIQQAVERSDQVVQVGFVRRHSPNCQVLKSFIDADELGEIYYAKASCLRRVGNPGGWFADKEISGGGPLLDIGIHVLDLCWYLMGSPKVVSVSGNTYEKLGNRANVTTMPRYKAADYDPDRNTVEDLANAVIRFENGASLLLDCSFSLHATKDSIEVAVYGEKGGAELEPALHIATEMHDSVVNIEPQIASRTFEFGTGFAHEIQNFVDAGLGRAESVAPAWHGVEIVRILEAIYASAESGQEVTIA, encoded by the coding sequence ATGAGCACATTCCGAGTCGGCGTCATCGGCGCCGGAACCATCGCCCAGTCCCACCTGACCGCCTACGCCGAGAACACCGACGTCGAGCTGATCGCCGTCGCCGACATGAACCTCGAGCGCGCCCGGTCCGTGGCCGACACCTTCGGCGCGAAGCGCGCCTACGCGGACCCCCACGAGCTGCTGGCCGACGACGAGATCGACGGGGTGTCCATCTGCACCTGGAACAACTCCCACGCCACCTGGGCGATCGCCGCGATCGAGGCCGGCAAGCACGTGCTGGTCGAGAAGCCGATCGCCCGCACCCTGGACGAGGCGCTCCAGATCCAGCAGGCCGTCGAGCGCAGCGACCAGGTGGTGCAGGTCGGGTTCGTGCGCCGACACTCCCCCAACTGCCAGGTGCTGAAGTCCTTCATCGACGCGGACGAGCTCGGTGAGATCTACTACGCCAAGGCCAGCTGTCTGCGTCGCGTGGGGAACCCCGGCGGCTGGTTCGCGGACAAGGAGATCTCCGGCGGCGGCCCGCTGCTGGACATCGGCATCCACGTGCTGGATCTGTGCTGGTACCTCATGGGCTCCCCGAAGGTCGTCTCCGTCAGCGGCAACACGTACGAGAAGCTCGGCAACCGCGCGAACGTCACCACCATGCCGCGCTACAAGGCCGCCGACTACGATCCCGACCGCAACACCGTCGAGGATCTGGCCAACGCCGTGATCCGCTTCGAGAACGGGGCCTCGCTGCTGCTGGACTGCTCCTTCTCGCTGCATGCCACGAAGGATTCGATCGAGGTGGCGGTATACGGCGAGAAGGGAGGGGCGGAGCTCGAGCCGGCCCTGCACATCGCCACCGAGATGCACGACTCGGTGGTGAACATCGAGCCGCAGATCGCCTCGCGCACCTTCGAGTTCGGCACCGGGTTCGCGCACGAGATCCAGAACTTCGTCGACGCCGGCCTGGGCCGTGCGGAGTCGGTCGCCCCGGCCTGGCACGGCGTGGAGATCGTGCGGATCCTGGAGGCGATCTACGCCTCGGCCGAGTCCGGGCAGGAGGTCACGATCGCCTGA
- a CDS encoding NYN domain-containing protein, which translates to MTARTTYLLVDGENIDATLGISVLGRRPQPEERPRWNKLLHHAEVTWDQPVKGLFFLAVGDSLPSGFVQALIALGYKTIPLRGEGKVVDIAIQRTAEALVSRPADVMLVSHDRDFVPQMQELASSDDRRTALVGFREFMASDLQEIPGIEFHDLEYDVAAFTSRLPRVRIIDIDEFDPLEFI; encoded by the coding sequence ATGACAGCACGCACCACGTACCTCCTGGTCGACGGCGAGAACATCGACGCCACGCTCGGCATCTCCGTCCTCGGTCGCCGCCCCCAGCCGGAGGAGCGGCCCCGCTGGAACAAGCTGCTGCACCATGCGGAGGTCACGTGGGACCAGCCCGTCAAGGGCCTGTTCTTCCTCGCCGTCGGCGACAGCCTGCCCTCCGGGTTCGTGCAGGCGCTGATCGCCCTGGGCTACAAGACCATCCCGCTGCGCGGCGAGGGCAAGGTCGTCGACATCGCCATCCAGCGCACCGCCGAGGCGCTGGTCTCCCGCCCGGCCGACGTCATGCTGGTCAGCCACGACCGCGACTTCGTCCCGCAGATGCAGGAGCTGGCCTCGTCGGACGACCGCCGCACCGCCCTGGTCGGCTTCCGCGAGTTCATGGCCAGCGATCTGCAGGAGATCCCGGGGATCGAGTTCCACGACCTCGAGTACGACGTCGCCGCCTTCACCAGTCGTCTGCCGCGCGTGCGGATCATCGACATCGACGAGTTCGACCCGCTGGAGTTCATCTGA
- a CDS encoding NADP-dependent oxidoreductase: MRAIGVTRYGGPETLHEIDVPVEELEPGTVRIRVSAAAVSPTDTLVRSGARADAEQADAPGDVPGMDVTGVVAELGPDGGDGLAVGDRVIGIVMPTGPHGAYREEIVLPVGSVVRAPTGASDAEAATLPMNALTARRALDLLALGTGQTLAVTGAAGTLGGYLVQLAVHDGLRVLADAAEKDEELVRSWGADVVVRRGEDVAERIREVAPDGVDGLADASIQSAQVLPAVSDGGAVATFRGYRGDGARGLRVEPVMVRDVAEARGMLAGLRDLAEQGVLALRVADVLPAVEAAEAHRRLEAGGVRGRIVLDLTA, from the coding sequence ATGCGAGCTATCGGAGTGACACGGTACGGAGGCCCTGAGACCCTGCACGAGATCGACGTCCCGGTCGAGGAGCTCGAGCCCGGCACCGTGCGGATCCGGGTGAGCGCCGCCGCGGTGAGTCCGACGGACACCCTGGTGCGCAGCGGGGCCCGGGCGGACGCGGAGCAGGCGGACGCGCCCGGTGACGTTCCCGGGATGGATGTCACGGGGGTCGTCGCGGAGCTCGGACCGGACGGCGGCGACGGCCTGGCCGTCGGCGATCGCGTGATCGGGATCGTCATGCCCACCGGCCCGCACGGCGCCTATCGGGAGGAGATCGTGCTGCCGGTGGGATCGGTGGTCCGTGCCCCGACGGGGGCCTCGGATGCGGAGGCCGCGACGCTTCCGATGAATGCGCTGACTGCCCGTCGCGCCCTCGACCTGCTCGCGCTCGGGACCGGGCAGACCCTCGCCGTCACCGGGGCCGCGGGCACCCTCGGCGGCTACCTGGTCCAGCTGGCGGTCCACGACGGCCTGCGCGTGCTCGCCGACGCGGCCGAGAAGGACGAGGAGCTGGTCCGCTCCTGGGGGGCCGACGTCGTCGTGCGCCGCGGCGAGGACGTCGCCGAGCGCATCCGGGAGGTCGCCCCCGACGGGGTCGACGGCCTGGCCGATGCCTCCATCCAGTCCGCGCAGGTGCTGCCCGCCGTCTCCGACGGCGGCGCGGTCGCCACCTTCCGCGGCTACCGGGGCGACGGAGCGCGCGGGCTGAGGGTCGAGCCGGTCATGGTGCGCGATGTCGCCGAGGCGCGGGGGATGCTCGCCGGACTGCGCGACCTCGCCGAGCAGGGCGTGCTCGCGCTGCGGGTGGCCGATGTGCTGCCCGCGGTCGAGGCCGCCGAGGCGCACCGTCGTCTCGAGGCAGGAGGAGTCCGCGGACGGATCGTCCTGGACCTCACCGCCTGA
- a CDS encoding NAD-dependent succinate-semialdehyde dehydrogenase: MTGFTTTNPTTGRTEKEFAGLDDNGVQDVLARSSAAYSSWRTLAAQERAAILERVADAYDERSRELGELIATEMGKPLQQAIGEAELAGSIYRWYAEHGPDLLRDEQLDPQGAQESLVQTEPIGPLIGVMPWNYPYYQVARFVAPNLMVGNTILLKHAEICAASSEVMAQILHTAGVPEDAYINLFASHDQIADMIADERIRGVSLTGSERAGSAVAANAGKHLKKSVLELGGSDPLIVLDDADLERVARIVATARLSNAGQACNSPKRMFVPRESVDAFVATVVEVFEGATVGDPLDEDVDVGPLSSVGARDGVVEQVERAAQQGARIHTGGDALEGDGAFMRPAVLTGVTREMDAYSEEIFGPVAVIHGVESVDEAVELANDVPYGLSGSVWGTDLERAREVADRLDVGMAYVNEHGTTLPGLPFGGVKRSGFGRELGRWGMGEFVNVRLRRTAVE, encoded by the coding sequence ATGACTGGATTCACGACGACCAACCCGACCACGGGACGGACCGAGAAGGAGTTCGCCGGACTGGACGACAACGGCGTCCAGGACGTGCTGGCCCGGAGCTCTGCGGCCTACTCGAGCTGGCGCACGCTCGCGGCGCAGGAGCGCGCCGCGATCCTGGAGCGGGTCGCCGATGCCTATGACGAGCGCAGCCGGGAGCTCGGAGAGCTCATCGCGACCGAGATGGGCAAGCCGCTGCAGCAGGCGATCGGGGAGGCCGAGCTGGCCGGTTCGATCTATCGCTGGTATGCCGAGCACGGCCCGGATCTGCTGCGCGACGAGCAGCTGGATCCGCAGGGCGCCCAGGAATCATTGGTGCAGACCGAGCCGATCGGTCCGCTCATCGGCGTGATGCCGTGGAACTACCCCTATTACCAGGTGGCCCGCTTCGTGGCCCCGAACCTGATGGTCGGCAACACCATCCTGCTCAAGCACGCCGAGATCTGCGCGGCTTCCTCCGAGGTCATGGCACAGATCCTCCACACCGCCGGCGTCCCGGAGGACGCCTATATCAACCTCTTCGCCTCCCACGACCAGATCGCCGACATGATCGCCGATGAGCGGATCCGGGGTGTCTCGCTCACCGGCAGCGAGCGGGCCGGATCCGCCGTCGCCGCCAACGCCGGGAAGCATCTGAAGAAGTCGGTGCTCGAGCTCGGCGGGTCCGATCCGCTCATCGTCCTCGATGATGCCGATCTCGAGCGTGTCGCCCGGATCGTCGCCACGGCGCGACTCTCCAATGCCGGGCAGGCGTGCAACTCCCCCAAGCGGATGTTCGTCCCGCGCGAGAGCGTGGACGCCTTCGTCGCGACCGTCGTCGAGGTCTTCGAGGGCGCGACCGTCGGCGACCCGCTGGACGAGGACGTCGATGTCGGCCCGCTGTCGTCCGTCGGGGCTCGCGACGGCGTCGTCGAGCAGGTCGAGCGCGCCGCCCAGCAGGGAGCGAGGATCCACACCGGCGGCGACGCCCTCGAGGGCGACGGCGCCTTCATGCGACCGGCGGTGCTGACCGGAGTCACCCGGGAGATGGACGCCTACTCCGAGGAGATCTTCGGTCCGGTCGCGGTGATCCACGGCGTCGAGTCGGTCGACGAGGCGGTGGAGCTCGCCAACGACGTCCCCTACGGGCTCAGCGGCTCGGTGTGGGGCACCGATCTGGAGCGTGCCCGGGAGGTGGCCGACCGTCTGGACGTCGGGATGGCCTACGTCAACGAGCACGGCACGACGCTGCCGGGCCTGCCGTTCGGCGGCGTGAAGCGCTCCGGCTTCGGCCGTGAGCTCGGCCGCTGGGGCATGGGAGAGTTCGTCAACGTCCGCCTGCGCCGCACCGCCGTCGAATGA
- a CDS encoding alpha/beta hydrolase gives MSTLTPSDDVTFAGHGGALVGRAWTLPDPRWIAVLAHGYGEHVGRYAWVAGRLNDAGAAVYAADHVGHGRSDGARVLIEDFEPVVADLDVVVRYAREQHPDVPIVLLGHSLGGMIAARYTQIHPDRSVATVLSGPVLGSWAIVDELLALEEIPSTPIDPETLSRDPAVGATYAEDELVWHGDFKRPTLEAIQRCLAMITAAGTVGDHPLLYLHGEDDHLVPPGASRVGLRAVEGSATRVKTYPGARHEILNETNRAEVVDDVIRFVEGVLAGRG, from the coding sequence ATGAGCACCCTCACCCCGTCCGACGACGTCACCTTCGCCGGCCACGGCGGTGCCCTCGTCGGGCGCGCCTGGACCCTGCCCGATCCCCGCTGGATCGCCGTGCTCGCCCACGGCTACGGCGAGCACGTCGGCCGCTACGCCTGGGTGGCCGGCCGATTGAACGACGCCGGTGCCGCCGTCTACGCCGCTGATCACGTCGGCCATGGCCGCAGTGACGGAGCGCGTGTGCTGATCGAGGACTTCGAGCCGGTCGTGGCGGATCTCGACGTCGTGGTCCGATACGCCCGCGAGCAGCATCCGGACGTCCCGATCGTGCTGCTCGGACATTCCCTGGGTGGGATGATCGCCGCGCGGTACACGCAGATCCACCCCGATCGATCGGTCGCGACGGTGCTCTCCGGGCCGGTGCTGGGCTCCTGGGCGATCGTCGACGAGCTGCTCGCGCTCGAGGAGATCCCCTCCACCCCGATCGACCCCGAGACCCTCTCCCGCGATCCGGCCGTCGGCGCCACCTACGCCGAGGACGAGCTGGTCTGGCACGGCGATTTCAAACGCCCCACCCTGGAGGCCATCCAGCGCTGCCTGGCCATGATCACCGCGGCCGGCACGGTCGGCGATCATCCGCTGCTGTACCTGCACGGCGAGGACGACCATCTGGTCCCGCCCGGTGCGAGCCGGGTCGGTCTGCGGGCCGTCGAAGGCAGCGCCACGCGGGTGAAGACCTACCCCGGCGCCCGGCACGAGATCCTCAACGAGACCAACCGCGCCGAGGTGGTCGACGACGTGATCCGTTTCGTCGAGGGCGTGCTGGCGGGCCGTGGCTGA
- a CDS encoding LCP family protein translates to MDDTTPSNPDLDNGSRRTRRPRRRKALIALFVIGCLVAVGGLLTDRYLGSLQEAYEKRSVVSLDRGASDGERPAEAAGDGQNILLLGSDQRATAEAAAQEVSGQRSDTMMLVHLPADGSEAYVTSFPRDLYVEIPGHGQDRINAALSYGGLPLAVNTVEDYTDTPIDHVALIDFEGITGLVDTLGGVDVHVPESFERDGMQFTEGTQHLDGEEALVFARERKQLDTGDFARNQNQQQLLKAIAGELLSGDTLSSPGKMRDTIAALSPYLTTDEGLDSRTIVQLGVENRNLRSSTLHFLEAPHGDPYTTAGGASVVASDEEGMEELRTALEEDTMDEYAAEHAD, encoded by the coding sequence ATGGACGACACCACCCCGTCGAACCCCGATCTGGACAACGGCTCGCGCCGTACTCGTCGGCCGCGCCGACGGAAGGCACTGATCGCGCTGTTCGTGATCGGCTGCCTCGTCGCCGTCGGAGGCCTCCTCACCGACCGCTACCTGGGCTCGCTCCAGGAGGCGTACGAGAAGCGCAGCGTGGTCAGCCTCGACCGCGGCGCATCGGACGGGGAGCGCCCCGCGGAGGCGGCGGGCGACGGGCAGAACATCCTGCTCCTGGGCTCGGACCAGCGCGCCACCGCGGAGGCCGCCGCGCAGGAGGTCAGCGGGCAGCGGTCCGACACGATGATGCTCGTGCACCTGCCCGCCGACGGCTCGGAGGCCTACGTGACGTCCTTCCCCCGCGACCTCTACGTCGAGATCCCCGGCCACGGACAGGACCGCATCAACGCGGCGCTGTCCTACGGCGGCCTGCCCCTCGCGGTGAACACGGTCGAGGACTACACGGACACACCGATCGACCACGTCGCACTGATCGACTTCGAGGGCATCACGGGGCTGGTCGACACCCTGGGCGGCGTCGACGTGCACGTGCCCGAATCCTTCGAGCGGGACGGCATGCAGTTCACCGAGGGCACCCAGCATCTGGACGGCGAGGAGGCGCTCGTCTTCGCCCGGGAGCGCAAGCAGCTCGACACGGGCGACTTCGCGCGCAACCAGAACCAGCAGCAGCTGCTCAAGGCGATCGCCGGCGAGCTGCTGAGCGGAGACACGCTCTCCAGCCCCGGGAAGATGCGCGACACGATTGCAGCCCTCTCCCCGTACCTCACGACGGACGAGGGCCTGGACTCGAGGACGATCGTGCAGCTGGGCGTGGAGAACCGGAACCTGCGCAGCTCCACCCTGCACTTCCTGGAGGCGCCGCACGGGGACCCGTACACCACCGCCGGCGGCGCGAGCGTCGTCGCCTCCGACGAGGAAGGCATGGAGGAGCTGCGCACCGCACTGGAGGAGGACACGATGGACGAGTACGCCGCCGAGCACGCGGACTGA